From a region of the Paenibacillus lutimineralis genome:
- a CDS encoding ABC transporter permease yields MTLPAVLYLLINNYMPMFGTIIAFKDVNFTKGILGSDWIGLKNFEYLFKTKDAFIITRNTLLYNLTFIVLNTTIAIALAIFLNDIKNRFLSRTYQSLILLPHLISIIIVGYLVLALLDVKNGFMNKSLLPLLGMDEVSWYMETGPWPYILTIVNMWKGVGYACVIYLAAIIGIDQEYYEAATLDGANRWQQIRHITLPMIVPVITILTLLMIGRIFYSDFGLFYQVPLNSGSLMPVTNTIDTYVYRALINLGDYGMSSAAGLYQAIVGFILVMLSNSIVRKVDKDNALF; encoded by the coding sequence ATGACGCTGCCCGCTGTGCTTTATTTGCTGATTAATAATTATATGCCTATGTTCGGTACGATAATCGCGTTCAAGGATGTTAATTTTACGAAGGGAATTCTGGGAAGCGATTGGATAGGACTGAAAAACTTTGAATACTTATTCAAAACCAAGGATGCTTTTATCATTACGCGAAATACCTTGCTGTATAACTTGACCTTTATTGTGCTTAACACTACGATAGCCATCGCCTTGGCTATTTTCTTGAATGATATCAAAAACCGCTTTTTATCCCGCACGTATCAGAGTTTGATTCTGCTTCCCCATCTGATTTCAATAATCATCGTCGGCTATCTGGTCTTGGCCTTGCTGGATGTCAAGAACGGCTTTATGAACAAGTCGCTGCTTCCGTTGCTTGGTATGGACGAGGTCTCCTGGTATATGGAGACTGGTCCGTGGCCGTATATCCTGACGATCGTCAATATGTGGAAAGGCGTCGGATATGCATGCGTGATATACCTGGCGGCCATAATCGGGATAGATCAGGAATATTATGAGGCGGCAACGCTGGACGGCGCAAATCGATGGCAGCAAATCCGGCATATTACGTTGCCGATGATTGTGCCGGTTATTACCATTCTGACGCTGCTTATGATCGGTCGCATCTTTTACTCCGATTTCGGCTTGTTCTATCAAGTGCCGCTCAATTCGGGGTCGCTGATGCCAGTGACCAATACGATTGATACGTATGTGTACCGCGCGTTAATCAATTTGGGCGATTATGGCATGTCGTCTGCTGCCGGTTTGTATCAGGCGATTGTCGGATTCATACTGGTCATGCTGTCCAATAGCATCGTTCGCAAGGTTGATAAAGACAATGCTTTATTCTAG
- a CDS encoding ABC transporter substrate-binding protein: MKRQNWVIACVLVLALVVTACGSGNSGSDASSSNTPENNATQSGSVSESPVQELEPVELVVEFPLYNEQKDMQKVEDALNEITKKKINATVKLRSDNMGAYKQKMPLLLSGGDKVDLLFTGLGLYNAQVAKGQLYPMNELLEKHGQGIVEVLNDQSPEYLEATKSAGEIYGVPSIRDLASDYGFIMRKDLADKHGIDVSKIKTFDDLENVLQILKEKEPEMTLARTLTTTIGLYFEMVWDTIGDNLGVVMLNDDNLKVVNGFETQEYKDMVTRLHRWYQAGYIAKDAATTSQASSFNEVKAGTAYGYLSHMKPGFEMQDSRSAGYEMVAVRLTPAIATTGYVTNIMWAIAHQSENPERAMMFLDMMYTDPEVVNLLDWGLEGTHYAKVEGIDNIITFAPGVDATSIGYSPGMGWMFGNQLLSYIWQGDDPELWSKLKEFNQTAFKSPLMGFNYIADGVKTEIAAVTNVLDQYRVAFETGTIGPDKLPEFNAKLKDAGLDIIIAEKQKQIDEWKKSKQ; encoded by the coding sequence ATGAAACGGCAAAATTGGGTTATCGCATGTGTATTGGTACTGGCGCTTGTAGTAACGGCTTGCGGATCGGGCAATTCAGGTTCTGATGCGAGTTCGAGCAACACTCCGGAAAATAACGCTACCCAAAGCGGATCTGTGAGTGAGTCGCCTGTCCAGGAGTTGGAACCGGTTGAATTGGTTGTGGAATTTCCATTGTATAACGAGCAGAAAGATATGCAAAAGGTGGAAGATGCGTTAAATGAAATTACCAAGAAAAAAATAAATGCGACGGTCAAGTTAAGATCCGACAATATGGGCGCGTATAAGCAAAAGATGCCCTTGCTGCTGTCAGGCGGCGACAAAGTTGATTTGCTGTTTACCGGTCTTGGCCTCTACAATGCGCAAGTGGCCAAAGGGCAGCTTTACCCGATGAATGAACTGCTGGAGAAACACGGACAAGGGATTGTAGAGGTGCTGAATGATCAGAGTCCCGAGTATTTGGAGGCGACGAAATCAGCGGGTGAAATCTATGGCGTTCCGAGTATTCGCGATCTGGCTTCGGACTACGGCTTCATCATGCGCAAGGATCTTGCAGACAAGCACGGAATCGATGTATCGAAGATCAAAACGTTTGATGATCTGGAAAATGTGCTCCAGATATTGAAAGAGAAAGAACCGGAAATGACATTGGCGAGAACCTTGACGACCACGATCGGGTTATACTTTGAAATGGTATGGGACACGATTGGGGATAACCTCGGTGTGGTGATGCTGAATGATGACAATCTTAAAGTTGTGAATGGATTTGAGACGCAGGAATACAAGGATATGGTGACTCGACTTCATCGTTGGTATCAAGCTGGGTATATCGCCAAGGATGCAGCTACGACTTCACAAGCCAGCTCGTTTAACGAAGTAAAGGCAGGAACGGCCTATGGTTATTTATCACATATGAAGCCAGGATTTGAGATGCAGGATTCGCGATCGGCAGGATATGAGATGGTTGCAGTACGACTGACACCTGCCATTGCCACAACTGGTTATGTGACCAACATTATGTGGGCGATTGCTCATCAGTCAGAAAATCCTGAGAGGGCCATGATGTTTCTGGATATGATGTATACGGATCCTGAAGTGGTGAATCTGCTTGATTGGGGTCTGGAAGGAACCCATTATGCCAAGGTCGAGGGAATAGACAATATCATTACCTTCGCTCCGGGTGTGGATGCAACCTCGATCGGTTACAGCCCGGGTATGGGATGGATGTTCGGCAACCAGTTGCTTTCATATATTTGGCAAGGAGATGATCCGGAGCTGTGGAGCAAGCTGAAAGAATTCAATCAAACGGCCTTCAAGTCTCCGCTCATGGGATTCAACTATATAGCGGATGGCGTGAAGACCGAGATTGCTGCGGTTACCAATGTGCTGGATCAATATCGTGTTGCTTTTGAAACAGGTACGATCGGTCCTGACAAGCTGCCGGAATTCAATGCAAAGCTGAAGGATGCCGGTCTGGATATTATTATCGCTGAGAAACAGAAACAAATCGACGAGTGGAAAAAAAGCAAGCAATAA
- a CDS encoding DUF5597 domain-containing protein, with protein MAIPVLVKENGAFNLYVDDKPYIALAGELHNSSASDLGYMSSKVWPYLRELHLNTVILPVYWELIEPSRDEFDFRLLDGLVEQARQEGARLVLLWFGLWKNGMSSYVPGWVKRDWRTYFRAVHRNGEPSNTISPLCEPAVEADAKAFRQLMSHLKQIDGNEHTVIMVQIENEIGFLGSDRDYSEAANTRFQDSIPSNVAAAYGKEEGWQEAFADEAQELFMAYHYARAVERIASAGAEVYPLPMFVNAWLEQYPWRPGNYPSGGPIAKVMKMWKLAAPTICLYAPDIYLPNFTEICEEYTAGNENPLFIPEARRDMVAASNVFYALGKHDALCYAPFGIEDFLAHPSTAGAPDLRLMMALNIDVSAFNMNGTGPVLAQSYELLGNMLDMIQQYRGTDSMTGFVWNHNLGCVLSFAKYDLKITYARPQENQPIAAGLVIEVAEDEFIVAGVSFEFEFLLKRGAPGKLGMIRAEEGSFSENQWIRGRVLNGDQSAYNLKIGRKPAAMRVEVYRYQ; from the coding sequence ATGGCCATTCCGGTGTTAGTGAAGGAAAATGGTGCTTTTAATCTGTATGTGGATGATAAACCCTATATTGCGTTAGCGGGTGAATTGCATAATTCAAGCGCTTCCGATCTCGGTTATATGAGCAGTAAAGTTTGGCCATATTTGCGAGAGTTGCATTTGAATACCGTTATTTTACCCGTCTATTGGGAGTTGATTGAGCCGAGTCGGGATGAATTTGATTTCCGGCTGCTGGACGGACTAGTGGAGCAGGCGCGGCAAGAGGGCGCTCGCTTGGTGCTGCTGTGGTTTGGCTTATGGAAGAACGGTATGTCCTCTTATGTGCCAGGTTGGGTCAAGAGAGACTGGCGGACGTACTTCCGGGCTGTACATCGCAATGGCGAACCATCGAATACCATCTCGCCGCTGTGCGAGCCTGCTGTAGAAGCCGATGCCAAGGCGTTCAGGCAGCTCATGAGCCATCTGAAGCAAATCGATGGCAACGAGCATACGGTCATCATGGTACAGATCGAGAATGAAATCGGCTTTCTGGGCAGTGACCGGGATTATTCCGAGGCGGCGAACACGCGCTTCCAGGATTCCATCCCCTCCAATGTAGCGGCGGCTTACGGCAAGGAGGAGGGGTGGCAGGAGGCCTTTGCTGACGAAGCGCAGGAGCTTTTTATGGCCTATCATTATGCGCGGGCTGTGGAGCGTATCGCATCCGCAGGTGCGGAGGTGTATCCGCTGCCTATGTTCGTGAACGCATGGCTGGAGCAGTACCCGTGGCGACCGGGGAATTATCCGAGCGGCGGGCCTATTGCCAAAGTCATGAAGATGTGGAAGCTGGCAGCCCCCACGATATGCCTGTATGCGCCGGACATTTATTTGCCGAACTTCACCGAGATTTGTGAGGAGTATACGGCCGGCAATGAGAACCCCTTGTTCATTCCCGAGGCAAGAAGGGATATGGTAGCGGCCAGCAATGTATTTTATGCGCTTGGCAAGCATGATGCCTTGTGTTATGCGCCGTTTGGCATTGAGGATTTTCTGGCACATCCTTCAACGGCGGGTGCGCCGGATTTGAGGCTGATGATGGCGCTGAATATTGATGTATCCGCGTTTAACATGAATGGTACCGGTCCGGTGCTTGCCCAAAGCTACGAGCTTCTTGGCAATATGCTGGACATGATTCAACAATATCGCGGTACGGACAGCATGACGGGATTTGTCTGGAATCATAATCTGGGCTGCGTCTTATCGTTTGCCAAGTATGACTTGAAGATTACGTATGCACGTCCGCAAGAGAACCAGCCGATTGCGGCCGGGCTGGTCATTGAAGTTGCGGAGGATGAATTTATTGTGGCAGGCGTCAGCTTCGAATTCGAATTTCTGTTGAAGCGGGGCGCACCCGGGAAGTTGGGGATGATCCGGGCTGAGGAAGGGAGCTTCTCTGAGAATCAATGGATACGGGGCAGGGTGCTGAATGGCGACCAAAGCGCATACAACCTGAAAATCGGTCGTAAACCGGCCGCCATGCGGGTAGAGGTATATCGCTATCAATAA
- a CDS encoding carbohydrate ABC transporter permease, producing the protein MQTNKLYQAVLHVIMTVFTLFCILPFWLMVSASLTDNDTILRDGYAFIPKQFDLSAYTYLLDNATNIIHAYGITIFITITGTVAGLAFTALIAYPLSRKDMPFRNALAFYVFFTMLFNGGLVPMYLLYTDIFELKNTLWALLIPNLLVNGFYIIMMRTFFATTIPEAVIESAYMDGAKEGTIFVRIVLPLSMPVLATVGLFYTINYWNDWFNGLIFVSNSELYSLQNLLNRILLDIQFLQSSSQLSSHMSDGVSRIPLESMRMAMAVIGIVPLILLYPFFQKFFVKGLTIGAVKG; encoded by the coding sequence ATGCAGACCAATAAATTGTATCAGGCGGTTCTCCATGTCATCATGACGGTATTCACTCTTTTTTGTATACTGCCGTTCTGGTTGATGGTCTCCGCTTCTTTGACCGACAATGATACGATCTTGCGTGACGGTTATGCTTTTATTCCCAAGCAGTTTGATCTATCGGCGTATACGTACTTACTGGATAATGCCACGAATATTATACACGCTTACGGGATAACGATCTTCATAACCATAACGGGTACAGTGGCGGGGCTTGCCTTCACTGCCCTGATTGCGTATCCGCTATCGCGCAAGGACATGCCTTTTCGCAATGCGCTTGCTTTCTATGTGTTTTTTACCATGCTGTTCAATGGCGGCCTTGTTCCAATGTATTTGTTGTATACCGATATTTTCGAATTGAAGAACACGCTATGGGCGCTTCTTATTCCCAATTTACTCGTGAATGGTTTCTACATCATTATGATGCGCACCTTCTTTGCGACGACCATACCGGAGGCGGTAATTGAATCGGCCTATATGGACGGGGCGAAGGAAGGCACGATCTTTGTCAGGATCGTGTTGCCGCTGTCAATGCCGGTGCTTGCCACAGTCGGGTTGTTCTATACGATCAATTATTGGAATGACTGGTTTAACGGTCTTATCTTTGTCAGTAACAGCGAGCTTTATAGCCTGCAAAATTTGCTCAACCGAATCTTGCTGGATATACAATTTCTTCAGTCAAGCAGCCAGTTAAGCAGTCACATGTCTGATGGGGTAAGCCGGATTCCGTTGGAATCGATGCGCATGGCCATGGCGGTGATCGGAATTGTGCCGTTAATTCTGCTGTATCCGTTCTTTCAAAAGTTTTTTGTCAAGGGCTTGACGATCGGAGCGGTGAAAGGATAG
- a CDS encoding response regulator produces the protein MFRFLIVDDEAIIVNGIEASVDWRRLGVGVVETALNMRQAKEAFANRTFDVMISDIEMPQGSGLELFAWVRAHYPKTECIFLTCHAEFTYAKQAIQLGGYDYLLKPVPTEELERTVLNVLSKIRKGRDDEAKLVERFWLAVLHQEVPARPDSILKQAEHYRLAYSPASRLLPVLIQHHDWNRELGTQDENIMLYALRKAADELVTDHFAGAYTIRMGEAELILLIPCGISSDQDEAELLLELRHRCRELLQTCQAYFYCQLACMIGRPALLSELASMYDKLGSALRHQANAANRVLLLDEYGQAGRHAHVPDMKLWAELLRSREANRLQSEIRTLLDRWKQMNDLDTGTLRQFYQLFLQMVLHTLQKTGLKADEILHEHLSPERGLSATRSVAWLQEWVEEVIEKAVASMKALESSESIIEKIKRYIELHLDEELSRQYIADYVGLNPDYVVRIFKKSTGVSISDYIWQERMERAKELLIKSDMSISQVAISVGYPNFSYFSTLFRKSTAMTPQDYRKIHA, from the coding sequence ATGTTTCGGTTCTTGATTGTAGACGATGAGGCCATTATCGTGAATGGCATAGAGGCAAGCGTGGATTGGCGCAGGCTGGGTGTAGGGGTTGTGGAGACGGCCCTCAATATGCGGCAGGCGAAGGAAGCTTTCGCCAATCGCACCTTCGATGTCATGATTTCTGATATTGAAATGCCGCAAGGCAGCGGATTGGAGCTATTTGCCTGGGTGCGAGCGCATTACCCGAAAACCGAATGCATATTTCTGACCTGTCACGCCGAATTCACCTATGCGAAGCAAGCGATTCAGCTAGGCGGCTATGATTACCTACTGAAGCCGGTTCCGACGGAGGAGCTTGAGAGAACTGTGTTGAATGTGCTGTCCAAGATCCGCAAGGGACGGGATGATGAAGCCAAGTTAGTGGAGCGATTTTGGCTTGCTGTATTGCATCAGGAAGTACCCGCTCGGCCCGATTCCATTCTAAAGCAGGCAGAGCATTATAGGCTTGCCTACTCACCAGCCAGTCGATTGCTGCCGGTATTGATTCAACATCATGATTGGAATAGGGAGCTCGGCACCCAGGATGAGAATATTATGTTATATGCCTTACGAAAAGCCGCGGACGAGTTGGTGACCGATCACTTTGCCGGGGCGTACACGATTAGAATGGGGGAGGCGGAGCTGATACTGCTGATTCCCTGCGGAATCAGTAGCGATCAGGATGAAGCGGAGCTGCTGTTGGAACTTCGTCATCGTTGCCGTGAGTTGCTCCAGACTTGCCAAGCCTATTTCTATTGTCAGCTGGCTTGTATGATTGGCAGACCTGCTCTCCTTAGCGAGCTGGCATCGATGTACGACAAGTTGGGGAGCGCGCTTCGTCATCAGGCAAATGCGGCCAATCGCGTGCTGCTGCTGGATGAATACGGGCAAGCAGGGCGACATGCCCATGTGCCGGATATGAAGCTTTGGGCAGAGCTGCTGCGCAGCCGGGAGGCCAATCGCCTGCAGAGCGAGATCAGGACATTGCTGGATCGCTGGAAGCAGATGAATGATCTGGACACCGGAACGCTTCGGCAGTTTTATCAACTTTTCTTGCAAATGGTGCTGCATACCTTGCAGAAGACCGGATTGAAGGCGGATGAAATCCTGCATGAACACCTGTCACCCGAGCGCGGCCTTAGCGCCACCCGTTCGGTTGCATGGTTGCAGGAGTGGGTGGAAGAAGTGATTGAGAAGGCCGTTGCGAGCATGAAGGCATTGGAATCGAGTGAATCGATTATCGAGAAGATCAAACGATACATTGAATTGCATCTAGACGAGGAGTTGTCCAGACAATACATTGCCGATTATGTCGGGCTTAATCCGGATTACGTCGTTCGCATCTTCAAGAAGTCAACCGGGGTCTCCATATCGGATTATATCTGGCAGGAGCGGATGGAGCGGGCGAAGGAACTATTGATCAAATCAGATATGTCGATTAGTCAGGTGGCGATCTCGGTCGGATATCCGAACTTCTCGTATTTCTCTACGCTTTTTCGCAAATCAACAGCCATGACGCCACAGGATTATCGAAAAATTCATGCTTGA
- a CDS encoding sensor histidine kinase: MRRNKTIVHSIRFKLIVGLLLIVLPILIYLTYNNKYSIQVVRNQVASASVSTVTLYMNIVDNMLQAADSYILRLINEQDGFLQLEKASAEQTDSYVLERIRIGQKLREDMQYYSAHEFMFIYSTVNDELIFAPNARITGNENLRELQNAVEGYVRTDLVKMGKELKWIDANIGGRSFVMRVIKSGRLYIGLAIDVNQLLGPLNLLNLGEGGKAVFTNTLHKPLQETVFFEGREIDLVFDEDEYKLTGEQEQYLLVGKSSNLSTLRLIALIPDDVILEQLPYLLRITYVLVGISSLIVAAAFYALRRVVLLPIRRIMFAMRMAREGVLEHRIPRYRTSSEFESMNESFNAMVSQIQQLKIDVYEEQLAKQQVEFRQLQLQINPHFFLNSLNIVFYLAMDKKFILIQELSLALIHYFRFVFQSGADTVALQNEIRHVDNYVRIQCFRFPGNLTYEAVIPETLQTVGVPPLMIQTFVENAIKYAIDTDRQTHIRIEACTLTTGDISIVIQDTGPGFPEDILESLQAGVLKVPDQGERIGIWNVQRRLELLYQGKAQVKFENDNGARIEVILPGKETP, encoded by the coding sequence GTGCGACGGAATAAAACGATTGTTCATTCGATTCGCTTCAAGTTAATTGTGGGCTTGCTGCTCATTGTGCTTCCCATCCTGATCTATTTGACGTACAACAATAAATATTCGATTCAGGTTGTCCGGAATCAGGTGGCGAGCGCCAGTGTCAGCACCGTGACTTTGTATATGAACATTGTTGATAATATGTTGCAAGCGGCCGACAGCTATATTTTGCGATTAATTAATGAACAGGATGGTTTTTTGCAGTTGGAGAAGGCATCGGCTGAACAGACGGATTCTTATGTCCTGGAAAGGATAAGGATTGGCCAAAAACTGCGGGAGGATATGCAATACTATTCTGCCCATGAGTTCATGTTTATTTATTCGACCGTCAATGATGAGCTTATCTTCGCCCCGAATGCTCGGATAACCGGAAATGAGAATTTGCGTGAATTGCAAAATGCGGTGGAAGGCTATGTGCGTACTGACCTCGTGAAAATGGGCAAAGAGCTGAAGTGGATTGACGCCAACATTGGTGGGCGCTCCTTTGTGATGCGTGTGATCAAGTCGGGCCGCTTATATATTGGTCTTGCGATCGATGTGAACCAATTACTAGGTCCATTGAATTTGTTGAATCTCGGCGAGGGCGGGAAGGCTGTTTTTACGAATACTTTGCATAAGCCGCTGCAGGAGACCGTTTTTTTTGAAGGTCGGGAGATCGATCTGGTATTTGATGAGGATGAATACAAGCTGACCGGGGAACAGGAGCAGTACCTACTCGTCGGCAAATCGTCGAACCTGAGCACGCTTCGCTTGATTGCCTTGATACCGGATGATGTCATTCTTGAGCAACTGCCCTACCTGCTGCGTATCACCTATGTGCTCGTCGGCATCTCCTCGCTGATTGTAGCCGCTGCCTTCTATGCCTTGCGGCGAGTGGTGCTGCTGCCAATTCGGCGTATTATGTTTGCTATGCGAATGGCCAGGGAAGGGGTTCTTGAACACCGTATTCCCCGGTATCGAACCTCCAGTGAATTCGAGTCGATGAATGAATCATTCAATGCCATGGTAAGTCAGATTCAACAATTGAAAATTGATGTATATGAAGAGCAGTTGGCCAAACAACAGGTTGAGTTCAGGCAGCTGCAATTGCAGATCAATCCGCACTTTTTCCTGAATTCCTTAAACATTGTTTTCTATCTGGCGATGGATAAGAAATTTATCCTGATTCAGGAATTGTCCCTTGCACTGATTCATTATTTTCGATTTGTGTTTCAAAGTGGTGCGGATACGGTGGCTTTGCAGAATGAAATTCGACATGTGGACAATTATGTGCGCATTCAATGCTTTCGTTTTCCCGGAAATCTGACGTATGAGGCCGTCATTCCCGAGACGTTGCAGACGGTAGGTGTGCCGCCGCTCATGATTCAGACGTTTGTGGAAAATGCCATTAAATATGCGATTGATACGGATCGACAGACGCATATCCGGATTGAGGCCTGTACATTAACCACGGGTGATATATCCATCGTGATCCAGGATACAGGTCCGGGATTCCCGGAGGACATTCTTGAGTCGCTGCAAGCGGGCGTTCTTAAGGTGCCGGACCAAGGGGAACGCATCGGCATCTGGAATGTTCAGCGGCGGCTGGAGTTATTATACCAAGGCAAGGCACAGGTAAAATTTGAAAATGACAACGGTGCGCGCATCGAAGTCATTTTGCCAGGAAAAGAAACTCCATAG
- a CDS encoding glycosylhydrolase-like jelly roll fold domain-containing protein, whose product MRRLQEVLKGQEGNYILPLFWQHGEEEGILREEMQRIHESGIRAVIAEARPHPDFLGPKWWQDMDVIMEEARKRGMQVWVLDDDHFPTGRAAGRLKDAPKELRRSFLSERHIDALGPAPHASFIIDRPYVPFFAESGGGALIAVVASKRDPISGELTGESIDLSAIVKDGILHWSVPEGYWRIFIMTISDKGGSKNHEDYLNPLSAESTRVLIDTVHEAFYERYRDDFGKTFAGFFSDEPAFYNDSNQYDYESATGKKDVAMPWSKDVPERLKEVIGEDYLKQLPLLWHDQGVNPPIIRYHYMNIVSSLYGENFTSQIGDWCRERSVEYIGHVIEDNNAHTRLGAGTGHFFRALWGQDMSGVDVVLWQLAPGFDETPFKWFFGEADSEFFNYGLGKMGSSLAHLDPKKKGRTMAEVFGAYGWAEGLKLMKWLTDHMLVRGVNHFIPHSFSAKAFPDPDCPPHLYARGKNPQFRYYRYLNHYTNRLSHLLSGGTHIASAAVLYHAEAEWSGKAMYFHKPVKELLKRQIDCDVLPIDAILDSVTLEGKKLKSRDETFDCFIIPYSEALPAKCLARIGELAELGLPVIFIDALPVRASEGEDGSELLKRLTACRNVSVVPLAEVAGHLASRGFYELKTDGEYPYLRHYHIRHEDADVYFFFNEHPQLPIETNVELPTSGHICLYDAYNNRVTRVIDVVDGEDARVPLRLAPFETVVVVAGELFKDLTVQDEAVTEREQLEVSAVWSLSIVSSEQYPRFETHGKLERLVDLSRQEYLPRFTGTFRYETTVEWNNALPKNMWLDLGEVYETAEVLVNGRSAGVRISPPYRFDISGSLEQGANMLTVEVTNTLVKEHRDMFSLVAQQEPSGLLGPVRLLY is encoded by the coding sequence ATGAGACGATTACAAGAGGTTCTTAAAGGACAGGAAGGCAACTATATCCTGCCCTTATTTTGGCAACACGGGGAAGAGGAAGGGATACTTCGTGAGGAAATGCAGCGGATCCATGAATCCGGAATACGGGCCGTAATCGCCGAGGCAAGACCTCATCCGGATTTTCTGGGGCCAAAGTGGTGGCAGGACATGGACGTCATTATGGAGGAAGCACGCAAGCGTGGGATGCAGGTATGGGTGCTGGACGACGACCATTTTCCTACGGGCAGGGCGGCAGGCAGACTGAAGGACGCACCGAAAGAGTTGCGTCGTTCATTCCTGTCCGAGAGGCATATCGATGCGCTGGGTCCAGCTCCGCACGCATCGTTTATTATCGATCGACCGTACGTGCCCTTCTTTGCCGAGAGCGGAGGGGGAGCTCTGATTGCCGTCGTCGCAAGCAAGCGGGATCCGATATCCGGTGAATTGACAGGTGAATCGATAGATTTATCAGCAATAGTAAAAGACGGAATATTACACTGGAGCGTGCCGGAGGGGTACTGGCGAATTTTCATTATGACCATATCCGATAAAGGAGGCAGCAAAAATCATGAGGATTATCTGAATCCGCTCTCAGCCGAATCGACCCGTGTGCTGATCGACACGGTCCACGAAGCATTCTATGAGCGGTACCGGGACGATTTCGGTAAGACGTTCGCCGGGTTTTTCTCCGACGAACCCGCGTTTTATAATGACAGCAATCAATATGACTACGAATCTGCTACCGGGAAGAAAGACGTAGCGATGCCTTGGAGTAAAGACGTTCCTGAACGACTGAAAGAGGTAATCGGAGAAGACTATCTCAAGCAGCTCCCGCTATTATGGCATGATCAGGGAGTGAATCCGCCTATAATCCGTTACCATTACATGAATATTGTCAGCAGTCTCTATGGGGAGAACTTTACCTCGCAGATCGGAGATTGGTGCCGCGAACGTAGCGTTGAATACATCGGACATGTGATCGAAGATAACAACGCACATACCAGGCTTGGCGCGGGAACTGGACATTTCTTCCGCGCACTCTGGGGACAGGATATGTCCGGTGTTGACGTGGTCCTCTGGCAGCTCGCCCCCGGCTTCGATGAGACTCCGTTTAAGTGGTTCTTCGGTGAAGCAGACAGCGAGTTTTTCAACTATGGTCTGGGAAAAATGGGTTCTTCTCTTGCGCATCTCGATCCCAAGAAGAAAGGTCGTACGATGGCGGAGGTGTTCGGTGCATACGGTTGGGCAGAGGGTCTGAAGTTGATGAAATGGCTCACCGATCATATGCTTGTACGCGGCGTAAATCATTTCATACCACATTCCTTCTCCGCCAAGGCGTTTCCAGACCCGGATTGTCCGCCGCATCTCTACGCCAGAGGGAAAAATCCGCAATTTCGATATTACCGCTATTTGAATCATTATACGAATCGTTTGAGCCACCTGCTTTCAGGCGGTACGCATATCGCTTCCGCGGCTGTATTGTACCATGCGGAGGCTGAATGGTCCGGTAAGGCGATGTATTTCCATAAACCGGTCAAGGAGCTATTAAAAAGACAGATCGATTGCGATGTGCTGCCGATCGATGCGATCCTGGATTCTGTAACGCTTGAAGGGAAGAAGCTGAAGTCACGTGACGAGACGTTCGATTGTTTCATTATCCCGTACAGCGAAGCGCTTCCGGCAAAATGCCTGGCGAGAATTGGAGAACTAGCCGAGCTCGGTTTGCCGGTAATCTTCATCGATGCGCTACCTGTGCGTGCCAGTGAGGGAGAAGATGGCTCCGAGCTTTTGAAACGACTGACGGCATGCCGGAACGTCTCCGTCGTTCCACTTGCCGAGGTAGCCGGACATCTAGCCTCACGTGGATTTTATGAGTTGAAGACGGACGGCGAATATCCGTACTTACGTCATTATCATATACGGCATGAGGACGCTGACGTCTATTTCTTCTTTAATGAACATCCGCAGCTTCCAATCGAAACAAATGTTGAACTGCCCACATCCGGCCATATATGTCTGTACGATGCTTACAATAACCGAGTAACCCGCGTTATTGATGTTGTTGATGGGGAGGATGCACGGGTCCCGTTGCGCTTGGCGCCTTTCGAGACGGTTGTTGTGGTAGCCGGAGAGCTATTCAAGGATCTGACTGTGCAGGACGAGGCAGTAACCGAGCGTGAGCAGCTGGAAGTATCCGCCGTCTGGTCGCTATCAATCGTTTCCTCCGAGCAGTACCCGCGCTTCGAAACGCACGGCAAACTGGAACGGCTGGTGGATCTGAGCCGTCAGGAATACCTGCCTAGATTCACGGGTACGTTCCGCTATGAGACAACGGTGGAATGGAATAATGCGTTGCCAAAGAACATGTGGCTGGACTTGGGGGAAGTCTATGAGACCGCGGAAGTGCTGGTAAACGGCCGTTCTGCCGGCGTAAGAATCAGCCCCCCTTATCGATTCGATATCTCGGGATCGCTGGAGCAAGGCGCAAACATGTTGACGGTTGAAGTCACGAATACGTTGGTCAAGGAACATCGAGATATGTTTTCGCTGGTTGCCCAGCAAGAGCCAAGCGGTTTGTTGGGGCCGGTACGGTTGCTCTATTAA